AACACCGAGCTCTTCTACTCCGCTGATGAGTTTGACGCAGCTTCCCGGCTATTCTTGGAGGCCCTTGACCGCGTCTTGGATGACGACGCGGCAGCTTTCAGTGCAGAGCACCGAGCAGCGTTGAATCGAGTGATCTATACCACCCAGCAATCGATCGGCGCTGCTCTTGACTCATTGCCAGCGGGCAAGTCTAATGCCGCACGGAAACTCAATGGCGACTTGTTTGAACGCTTTATTGGATTCGCTATAAATCACTGCGGTGTTGAATGCCGTTCAGGGGTCCTGCGGATCCCAGTTGCAGACGACCAGGGCGTCGAACAGTTCAAGATGAACTATCAGCACGACTTGATGCTCGAAGTCGAAGGGGATCTTAAAGCCATAGGCTCAGTGAAGACCTCGAGTAAGGACCGTATCGACAAGGTGTTTATCGACAAGTTTCTCTATAATCGTCTAACCGGTGTAGCTACACCGCACTTTGCTATCTTCCTCAATGATGTGCAGAGGAAGGGGAAAGAGCCAAATTACGGTACGAGTCAAACGTTCCTGAGGGGGCACTTCAAGGGGTACACGGTCAAACTTAACCCCCTCGATGGTGTCTACTACTGCGATCTTCTTCCGCAGATGCAGACTGACCCATTGCTTGCTGAGCATATCAATCACATCGACCAGTTCTTTGTTGAAGATCTTCCCGCTTTTGTGCGTGCCGCACCCAGCCTGGAAGTTGAGATCGAGGGGGAGGCGTTCCACGAGGCAGATTAGCCACCGCACCCACTGAACGGGCCCGTGCGTAGTTCCGGCAATGAGGACGGGCTTGCGAGTGTAAAAGAAGTAGGTCACCTCGCTGACGTGGCCCAGGCGCGGTTGGCGAGTGCGTCCGCCCCGATGGGCGACTGTTACGAGTCGATCACCGACGACTGTGCTGCCGTTCTTGAGCAGGCGAATCGCCACGTAGTCGGCGACGAGCTGAAGTTAGTACTCGACGGGCTCGGCGCGATGCGTTCTGGACACTTCCGCTCGGCCCAGGCGATGTTCACCGACGCGCTCATCTACCGCTTCTATCCCGACCAGGCCGCCCGACGCCTCATCACGAATCGGAAGAAGGGCGCGGACGTGCCGGGCGCCATTGACGAGATGAGTGTCCACGAGGCGATGGTCTGGCTGCCGATCTGGAACGCCCACGAGCAGTTCTGGAAGCACAAGGGCGACAAGGTGCCGAACTACCACTCGCGCCATGCGAGCGTGCATGGCGTCTCCTCGCGTCAGTTCAGTAAGCGCAACTGCGTCGAGTTTCGTTTCAATGCAACGTCCGGGGGTAGAAGGTGAGCGGAATTTTCACGCACGCAACCTTATCTATGACGAGGCTCCGAATGAGAAGCTCTTTGACTTTATGTCGCGTGTCCTGATCCCGGCCAATCCGGAAGAGGTGCTGGCTGTGCTGTCCTTCGCGCATCAGCTCATAGATGATACGGATACCCGAAGCCTCCTCTACGCACGAGCCCGCAATGGTACGTCTAAACCAGTTCGTCCGACTTCGCCAAGAGCTACCCAGTTCACATTGCTGTCTTTACGGGGGCGCAGGACCGGGGCTAGAATTTTTTCCGAACTTTTTTGATTGCGAGGTGAATACGGTTCCGGGATCCTGAATCAGTGAGTGCGTTAGCGACTAGACTGTGATAGGCAAGTTCTGCACAGGGGAGGTTACGCTCCGAAGCAGGTAGCTTTATACTCGACTTCGCTGTGAGGCTGGAAGAACCTCCTTGAAGGGGGCCTCGAATCTACGATGCGGGATCCCGAAGTGTAATATGCGAATTGCCTTCTAAGGGCTGAGCGTGGATAGATTCGTTTGTTCGTAAAAGGGGACACTGTGGGTGAAGTCAAGGTCGTCCATCCCCTTTCATCGCGAGGTGGGCGCCGGTTTGAGCCCCGAGAGGAAGTCAATCTTCATGCGCTGAGTGAACCAGCTGCGGCTACCCTGCCCGGGGCTGGGCGAGGAGTAATTCTGATTCCAGAGATGCCAGGACCACTGGGGCAACCCGACTTCGTGGCTTTGGCGGGAGGGGTGGAGTGGTTGGCCCGGCGGAGGGCTTCCGGTGTCGCTCCTCAGTTAGCTCAAGCAGACTGTGCCGTTCTAGCTGCGCTGTACGAAAATCGGGCGCTGTCGCCTGAATCACTAGCTCGCCGTCTCGGGTGGACCGACAGCGCACTCACTCCCGTATTGCGAAGGCTAGAGCGTTCCGGTGCGCTGAATGTTACGCCAGGCCGAGCATATAAGTTGACGCAGGGAATGACCCCCATCGGTACGTTGTTCGCATTGGAAGCCAAAGTAAAGGATTGGAAACGTGGAATCTTCCAAGGACGTGCTTACCGATCTTGGGCTGATAATTACGTGCTCTTGCTTGGGCAAGTCGGTCCAGTCGCCGAGCAACGCGCTAATGTAAGTGTGGCTCACGATGGAGCCGGTCTCTTTAATGCAAGAGGATGGTTGGTTCGCCCTAAGCGAAGGAGGTCCAGCCCAGCTTCGCGAATGTGGGGATTCGAGCATCTGTTCGCTGCCATCGCGATATCAGCACCATCCCTCGGATGATCTGAACTTGTTCAACCCCTCGAGAAACGGTTTGATCCAGCGTTCGGGGCCTAGCGAGGTGTTTGTAATACGCTCAACCTTGTCCCATTCCGGGTAGGCGAGAATATAGCGATCTCGTAGGGCCTCGACGCGCGTCCGGCCACAGAGTTCAAGTAGTTCGGATATTACTGCACCCAGTGTTTCTGCGTGGTGTTTGAACGCCGGCTCGATTTTAGGACTAATTGCTCCCGGGGTAAGACGAGCT
This window of the Corynebacterium qintianiae genome carries:
- a CDS encoding MarR family transcriptional regulator; translation: MPGPLGQPDFVALAGGVEWLARRRASGVAPQLAQADCAVLAALYENRALSPESLARRLGWTDSALTPVLRRLERSGALNVTPGRAYKLTQGMTPIGTLFALEAKVKDWKRGIFQGRAYRSWADNYVLLLGQVGPVAEQRANVSVAHDGAGLFNARGWLVRPKRRRSSPASRMWGFEHLFAAIAISAPSLG